In one Brevibacillus composti genomic region, the following are encoded:
- a CDS encoding gluconeogenesis factor YvcK family protein, whose product MPTRRMGSQPEGRLRVVVIGGGTGLSVLLRGLKHAPVHITAIVTVADDGGSSGRLRKEMDMLPPGDIRNVLTALADTEPLMEKVMQYRFSTGTGLAGHNLGNLLLAAMNEITGDFVTAVKKLSNVLAVRGEVLPASTQSIRLMAEMEDGSIIAGESQIPLTGKRIKRVFLDPEDVVPLTEALIAIDNADAILIGPGSLYTSILPNLLVHGLFTAVKMSAAPKVYICNVMTQPGETDGYSASKHVEVMYNHVGGPFLDTVIVNSASIPEQILEKYAEKGASPVACDLKRLRQLGLHIVAKPLVTFEEGYLRHDANAVSKEVVSLIKRKRRAQKKEKE is encoded by the coding sequence ATGCCGACGAGGAGAATGGGATCGCAGCCTGAAGGCAGGCTGCGGGTTGTCGTGATCGGCGGGGGAACGGGACTGTCCGTCTTATTAAGGGGATTAAAGCATGCGCCGGTTCACATTACGGCGATCGTAACTGTCGCCGACGATGGAGGAAGCTCGGGGCGCCTGCGGAAAGAGATGGATATGCTTCCTCCCGGGGATATCCGCAACGTGCTTACTGCGCTGGCCGACACCGAGCCGCTGATGGAAAAAGTCATGCAGTACCGCTTTTCCACAGGCACCGGATTAGCCGGACATAATTTGGGAAATCTACTACTTGCAGCCATGAATGAAATTACCGGAGATTTTGTCACTGCGGTCAAAAAGCTGAGCAATGTCCTGGCTGTACGGGGAGAGGTCCTGCCAGCCTCGACCCAGTCTATCCGGCTCATGGCCGAAATGGAAGACGGTTCGATCATCGCGGGAGAATCACAGATACCGTTGACGGGCAAACGGATCAAACGGGTGTTTTTGGACCCCGAGGATGTGGTTCCCCTGACGGAAGCATTGATTGCCATCGACAACGCAGATGCGATCCTGATTGGTCCCGGAAGCCTGTATACGAGCATCTTGCCCAATCTGCTCGTACACGGCTTATTTACTGCTGTGAAAATGTCGGCAGCGCCCAAGGTGTACATTTGCAATGTGATGACCCAGCCGGGGGAGACAGACGGCTATTCTGCATCCAAGCATGTAGAGGTCATGTACAATCACGTGGGCGGGCCGTTTTTGGATACGGTGATCGTCAATTCCGCCTCCATCCCGGAACAGATCCTGGAGAAGTATGCGGAAAAAGGGGCGAGTCCCGTCGCTTGCGATCTAAAGCGCTTACGCCAGCTCGGGCTGCATATTGTGGCGAAGCCGCTGGTTACGTTTGAAGAGGGGTATTTGCGTCATGACGCGAATGCGGTCAGCAAAGAGGTCGTTTCCTTGATCAAGCGGAAGCGCCGGGCGCAAAAGAAAGAGAAGGAGTGA
- a CDS encoding H-type small acid-soluble spore protein encodes MDVNRVREIIQAENKIEVQFQGQSVWIDGVDEQTATARVHAEGNPGNSMTVDVAQLVEK; translated from the coding sequence ATGGACGTGAATCGCGTCAGAGAAATTATCCAAGCGGAAAACAAGATTGAAGTCCAGTTTCAGGGGCAATCGGTCTGGATCGACGGGGTCGACGAGCAGACCGCCACGGCCCGCGTCCACGCAGAAGGAAATCCGGGCAACAGCATGACGGTGGATGTGGCCCAGCTGGTCGAGAAATAA
- a CDS encoding HPr family phosphocarrier protein: MVQQQVVVKLKTGLQARPAAFFVQEANRFVSEIFVEKGNKKVNAKSIMGIMSLAISSGTEITISAEGPDATQAVTSLSNLVGKEE, translated from the coding sequence ATGGTTCAACAGCAGGTTGTGGTCAAGTTGAAAACTGGTTTGCAGGCCCGTCCTGCGGCATTTTTTGTGCAGGAGGCCAACCGGTTTGTATCGGAGATATTCGTGGAAAAAGGAAACAAGAAGGTAAACGCGAAAAGCATCATGGGCATTATGAGCCTCGCCATCAGTTCGGGTACGGAGATTACGATTTCGGCTGAGGGGCCGGATGCGACGCAGGCAGTGACCAGTTTGAGCAATCTCGTAGGCAAAGAAGAATAG
- the whiA gene encoding DNA-binding protein WhiA: MSSFAALTKKELTMLEVPDCCSRAELAALIRMNGSLQFGAGRLVLDVTTENAAIARRIYTLLKRMFQVHAELLVRKKMRLKKNNVYIVRIPHRANEILNELRIMGENLSFVRGISPDIVKSSCCRAAFLRGAFLAGGSVNHPEASSYHLEIFTSYQDFCEDLTKMANRYKLNAKCIERKKGYVLYIKEGEKITEFLSLIGAHQALFYFEDVRIVKDMRNSVNRLHNCEMANINKTVNAAAKQMENIKLIQEELGLENLPKRLREVAELRLIHPDMNLKELGEMIPSGPVSKSGINHRLRKINEIADKLREKQNISP; the protein is encoded by the coding sequence ATGTCATCATTCGCCGCACTGACAAAAAAGGAACTGACCATGCTGGAGGTGCCTGATTGCTGCAGCCGGGCCGAACTGGCCGCGCTGATTCGCATGAACGGCAGCCTGCAATTCGGTGCGGGGCGCCTCGTCCTGGATGTGACGACGGAAAACGCGGCGATTGCCAGACGGATCTACACTCTGTTGAAAAGAATGTTTCAAGTGCATGCGGAGCTATTGGTCCGGAAAAAGATGCGGTTGAAGAAGAACAACGTCTACATCGTACGAATTCCTCACCGGGCTAACGAAATCCTGAACGAACTGCGGATCATGGGCGAGAACCTGTCGTTTGTGCGCGGAATCTCGCCCGATATCGTGAAGTCTTCGTGCTGCCGGGCCGCCTTCCTGCGCGGCGCTTTTCTGGCCGGGGGCTCGGTCAACCACCCGGAGGCATCCAGCTACCATCTGGAGATTTTCACTTCGTACCAGGATTTTTGCGAGGATCTGACGAAAATGGCCAATCGGTACAAGCTGAATGCCAAATGCATCGAGCGCAAGAAAGGGTATGTCCTCTACATCAAAGAGGGGGAAAAGATCACCGAATTCCTCAGCTTGATCGGGGCGCATCAAGCCCTCTTTTACTTTGAGGATGTGCGCATCGTCAAGGACATGCGCAACTCTGTCAACCGCCTGCACAATTGCGAGATGGCCAACATCAACAAAACGGTAAACGCCGCTGCCAAACAGATGGAAAATATCAAGCTGATCCAGGAAGAGCTCGGACTGGAAAACCTGCCGAAGCGCTTGCGCGAGGTGGCGGAGCTGCGATTGATACATCCGGACATGAATCTGAAGGAGCTGGGGGAGATGATCCCGAGCGGTCCCGTCAGCAAATCGGGGATCAATCACCGCCTGCGGAAAATTAACGAAATCGCTGACAAATTACGAGAAAAACAAAATATTTCCCCATAG